A stretch of Flavobacterium sp. N1994 DNA encodes these proteins:
- a CDS encoding phospho-sugar mutase, whose product MHIEQNIVDKVNEWLTPTFDQKTQDEIKEMMTSSPKNLEESFYKNLEFGTGGMRGIMGVGTNRINKYTLGKNTQGLSDYLKKSFPGEQLKVAIAFDCRHNSNTLAKVVADVFSANGIKVFLFSDMRPTPELSFTVRHLNCHAGIVLTASHNPPEYNGYKVYWQDGGQLVPPNDAEIVQVIENLKYNEIKFDADESLIQYIDTEIDEAFAKSTIENASFNTSAQARQSLKIAYTSLHGTSIKMVPKVLEKAGYTDVNIVPEQAEPNGDFPTVISPNPEEPEALTMALALADKINADIVFGTDPDSDRLGVAVRNNKGEMQLLNGNQTMVVMTHYLLEQWKKAGKINGKQFIGSTIVSTPMMLELASEFNVECKVGLTGFKWIAKFIRDFPELKFIGGGEESFGFMVGDAVRDKDAVGAILLMCEIAAQAKEKRSSVYKELEQMYVDFGFYKESLISITKKGIEGANQIKQMMVDMRETPVSEINGQRVIMVEDYQNSTARNLLSNETETLSVPKSDVLIYYLEDGSKICARPSGTEPKIKFYFSVNTAIESLEEISAAEVFLDTKIKNIISEMQLN is encoded by the coding sequence ATGCACATCGAACAAAATATAGTAGACAAAGTAAACGAATGGCTTACGCCAACTTTTGACCAAAAAACACAAGACGAAATCAAAGAAATGATGACTTCTTCTCCAAAAAATCTTGAAGAGAGTTTCTATAAGAATTTGGAGTTTGGAACAGGTGGAATGAGAGGAATAATGGGCGTTGGAACCAATCGTATCAACAAATATACTCTAGGAAAAAACACTCAAGGACTATCTGATTATTTAAAAAAATCATTTCCAGGCGAACAACTTAAAGTAGCTATTGCTTTTGATTGTCGTCATAACAGTAATACGTTAGCCAAAGTAGTAGCTGATGTTTTTTCGGCAAACGGAATCAAAGTATTTCTGTTTTCTGATATGCGTCCAACTCCAGAATTGTCCTTTACTGTAAGACATTTGAATTGTCATGCTGGAATTGTTTTAACCGCTTCTCACAACCCACCAGAATACAACGGATACAAAGTATATTGGCAAGACGGAGGACAATTAGTACCGCCAAATGATGCCGAAATTGTTCAAGTAATTGAAAATTTAAAATACAACGAAATCAAATTTGATGCAGACGAAAGTTTAATTCAATATATAGATACTGAAATTGATGAAGCTTTCGCCAAATCGACTATAGAAAATGCAAGTTTTAATACATCGGCACAAGCCAGACAAAGTCTAAAGATAGCTTACACTTCATTACACGGAACATCTATCAAAATGGTTCCGAAAGTATTGGAAAAAGCAGGTTATACTGATGTAAATATTGTTCCGGAACAAGCTGAACCAAACGGTGATTTTCCTACTGTAATTTCTCCAAATCCAGAAGAACCTGAAGCACTGACCATGGCTTTAGCTTTGGCAGATAAAATCAATGCAGATATTGTTTTTGGAACAGACCCAGATAGCGACCGTCTTGGTGTAGCTGTTAGAAACAATAAAGGCGAAATGCAGTTGTTAAACGGAAACCAAACGATGGTAGTAATGACGCACTATCTTTTGGAACAATGGAAAAAAGCAGGAAAAATTAACGGCAAACAATTTATTGGTTCGACTATCGTTTCTACACCCATGATGTTAGAATTGGCATCTGAATTTAATGTAGAATGTAAAGTAGGATTAACGGGTTTTAAATGGATTGCCAAATTCATTCGTGATTTCCCTGAATTGAAATTTATTGGCGGTGGCGAAGAAAGTTTTGGCTTTATGGTAGGCGATGCCGTTCGTGATAAAGATGCCGTTGGTGCCATTTTATTAATGTGTGAAATTGCAGCACAAGCCAAAGAAAAAAGAAGTTCAGTTTATAAAGAATTAGAGCAAATGTATGTTGACTTTGGTTTTTATAAAGAATCTCTAATTTCAATTACCAAAAAAGGAATTGAAGGCGCCAATCAAATCAAGCAAATGATGGTTGATATGCGTGAAACTCCAGTTTCTGAAATCAATGGACAACGTGTGATTATGGTGGAAGATTATCAAAATTCAACTGCCAGAAATCTGTTAAGTAATGAAACAGAAACTTTATCGGTTCCAAAATCGGATGTGTTGATTTATTATTTAGAAGATGGTTCGAAGATTTGTGCACGTCCAAGTGGAACAGAACCGAAAATAAAATTCTATTTCAGTGTCAATACTGCGATTGAAAGTTTAGAAGAAATTTCAGCTGCAGAAGTATTTTTAGACACTAAAATCAAGAATATAATTTCAGAAATGCAATTAAACTAA
- the xerD gene encoding site-specific tyrosine recombinase XerD, protein MNWNNYIKSFQSYLKIERGLSKNTVANYTFDLERLCSYLLENSISVSPEKINEETIQQFIYAVSKEVNARSQARIISGLKSFFSYMIFEDYRSDNPMELIEAPKIGRKLPDTLSVNDIDNLIAAIDLSTPEGERNRAMLETLYGCGLRVSEIISLRISDLFFEEGFIKITGKGNKQRFVPIAKSTQKFIEFYKNNVRNHLEIGKGFEDTLFLNRRGKQLTRAMVFTIIKTLAVNINLQKNISPHTLRHSFATHLLENGADLRSIQLMLGHESITTTEIYVHLDRKHLTQIINTFHPRKT, encoded by the coding sequence ATGAACTGGAACAATTATATCAAAAGTTTTCAATCCTATCTTAAAATTGAACGGGGTTTGTCAAAAAATACCGTAGCTAATTATACTTTTGACTTAGAGCGTTTGTGCTCCTATTTACTAGAGAATAGTATTTCGGTTTCTCCTGAAAAAATTAATGAAGAAACCATACAGCAGTTTATTTATGCTGTTTCCAAAGAAGTCAATGCGCGTTCACAAGCCAGGATCATATCTGGATTAAAGAGTTTTTTCTCTTACATGATATTTGAAGATTACCGCTCTGATAATCCAATGGAGTTAATAGAAGCCCCAAAAATTGGCAGAAAACTTCCAGATACACTTTCTGTTAATGATATTGATAATCTAATCGCTGCGATAGATTTGTCAACCCCAGAAGGAGAAAGAAATCGAGCTATGCTTGAGACACTTTATGGTTGTGGTCTTCGTGTGTCTGAAATTATTTCCTTAAGAATATCCGATTTATTTTTTGAGGAAGGTTTTATTAAAATAACAGGAAAAGGCAATAAGCAACGATTCGTTCCCATCGCAAAATCAACTCAGAAATTTATTGAATTCTATAAAAATAACGTTAGAAATCATTTAGAAATTGGTAAAGGTTTTGAGGATACCTTATTTTTAAATAGAAGAGGAAAGCAACTTACACGGGCTATGGTTTTTACCATTATCAAAACTTTGGCAGTAAACATCAATTTACAAAAAAATATTAGTCCACATACTCTAAGACATTCATTTGCTACCCATTTATTAGAAAATGGTGCCGATTTGCGCTCCATACAATTAATGCTTGGACACGAATCTATAACAACCACTGAAATCTATGTTCATCTTGACAGAAAGCATTTAACACAGATTATCAATACTTTCCATCCTAGGAAGACATAA
- a CDS encoding TonB-dependent receptor: MRTNKYLFTLLFFTLSIIAFAQNQTAKVAGIVLDENSKPVEGVNVSYQTKTVNTDGNGFYSITVPANQNVVLVFTHTALKKVTATFNLKPNENHEFHPMMSDKAEQLGEVVITNSRKRVQGITTVEPETIRKNPSAMPGVESVLKTFAGVNANNELSSGYNVRGGNYDENLVYVNEIEVYRPFLIRSGQQEGLSFTNTDMVQNVDFSAGGFQAKYGDKLSSVLDITYRKPTKYGIAAEASFLGGSITGEGVSKNKKWSAITGIRYRDNSLLVNSQETQTNYRPTYADVQTNVNFSPNKKWQFSFLGNVSQNKYNYQPLTRQTNFGTIDEPIALQVFYDGQEKDKYQTLFGALKTTFAANDNNTFKLIGSIYHTQEQEYFDILAAYYLGEVDTNIGSETLGQVTYNRGIGTQLNHARNDLDALIVNAEIKGTHQINNKKHQIDWGFKYTRENIRDRIVEWEVIDSAGFSINPPIVTLPNNDQPYNPYTGPLVPYQNVRATNFIDINRFSGYAQWSTKTMIGNNQLWITAGSRFHSWIVSGAGITGAKQQTVFSPRAQLTLKPDWEKDMVFRLSVGYYHQPPFYRELRDSLGTVKPNIKAQQSIHFVLSNDYNFKMNNRPFKLVSEAYYKTMTDVNTYTLENVRIRYRANNDAVAYAYGLDLRLNGEFVPGTESWLSFGYMKTEENINDKGYIARPTDQRLKFGILFQDYMPNIPNMKLYLNLVYNTGLPGGSPSYADSYTYQSRLRDYRRADVGFSYVLTERNNERPDGHWLKKFQDLSVGFEIFNLFNNQNAITNTWVRDVYTKNQYGIPNYMTTRVFNIKLTARL, from the coding sequence TTGAGAACAAATAAATATCTTTTCACGCTCCTTTTTTTTACCCTAAGTATCATCGCTTTTGCTCAAAATCAAACCGCCAAAGTGGCCGGAATTGTACTTGATGAAAATAGCAAACCTGTCGAAGGTGTTAATGTTAGTTATCAAACTAAAACTGTAAATACAGATGGTAATGGTTTTTACAGCATTACTGTTCCAGCCAATCAAAATGTAGTTTTGGTTTTTACACATACTGCGCTTAAAAAAGTAACAGCTACTTTTAATTTGAAACCCAACGAAAATCACGAATTCCACCCAATGATGAGCGATAAAGCGGAACAGTTGGGAGAAGTCGTGATAACCAATAGTAGAAAACGTGTTCAAGGAATAACAACAGTTGAACCTGAAACCATTCGTAAAAATCCAAGTGCCATGCCTGGTGTGGAAAGTGTTTTAAAAACTTTTGCTGGAGTTAATGCCAATAATGAGTTGAGTTCAGGCTACAATGTTCGTGGTGGGAATTATGATGAAAACTTGGTTTATGTCAACGAAATTGAAGTCTATCGTCCGTTTTTAATTCGTTCTGGTCAACAAGAAGGATTAAGTTTTACCAATACGGATATGGTACAAAATGTAGATTTTTCTGCAGGGGGATTTCAGGCAAAATACGGTGATAAATTATCATCTGTTTTAGATATTACTTACAGAAAACCTACTAAATATGGCATAGCTGCAGAAGCTAGTTTTCTTGGCGGAAGTATAACAGGAGAAGGCGTTTCTAAAAACAAAAAATGGTCCGCTATTACCGGAATTCGATATAGAGATAATTCACTTTTGGTAAACAGTCAGGAAACACAAACCAATTATAGACCCACTTATGCTGATGTTCAGACCAATGTGAATTTCAGTCCCAATAAAAAATGGCAATTTAGTTTTTTAGGAAATGTTTCTCAGAATAAATACAATTACCAACCTTTAACGAGACAAACCAATTTTGGAACCATTGATGAACCAATTGCTTTACAAGTTTTCTATGATGGACAGGAAAAAGATAAATATCAAACTTTGTTTGGAGCACTTAAAACTACCTTTGCAGCGAATGACAACAACACTTTCAAATTAATAGGTTCCATTTATCATACACAAGAGCAAGAGTATTTTGATATTTTGGCCGCTTATTATTTAGGAGAAGTGGATACTAATATTGGTTCGGAAACCTTAGGGCAAGTAACGTATAATAGAGGCATCGGAACTCAATTAAATCATGCCCGTAACGATTTAGATGCGTTAATTGTCAATGCAGAAATTAAAGGAACGCATCAAATCAACAACAAAAAACATCAAATAGATTGGGGTTTTAAATACACTCGCGAAAATATCCGAGACCGAATAGTAGAGTGGGAAGTAATCGATTCTGCTGGATTTTCAATTAATCCACCCATTGTAACTTTGCCAAATAATGATCAACCATACAATCCTTATACAGGTCCATTAGTGCCTTATCAAAATGTGAGAGCTACTAATTTTATTGATATTAATCGTTTTTCAGGTTATGCTCAATGGAGTACTAAAACTATGATTGGCAATAATCAATTATGGATTACCGCGGGTTCTCGTTTTCACAGTTGGATAGTTTCTGGCGCTGGAATTACAGGGGCAAAACAACAAACCGTTTTTAGCCCGAGAGCGCAATTGACTTTAAAGCCAGATTGGGAAAAAGATATGGTCTTCCGATTATCGGTTGGTTATTATCATCAACCGCCATTTTATCGTGAGTTAAGAGATTCATTAGGAACGGTAAAACCCAATATAAAAGCACAGCAATCGATACATTTTGTGTTGAGTAATGATTATAATTTCAAGATGAATAATCGTCCGTTCAAATTAGTTTCTGAAGCTTATTATAAAACGATGACAGACGTAAATACTTATACTCTTGAAAATGTTAGGATTCGGTACCGAGCTAATAACGATGCGGTTGCTTATGCCTATGGTTTAGATTTACGATTGAACGGAGAATTTGTTCCAGGAACTGAATCATGGTTGAGTTTTGGCTATATGAAAACCGAAGAAAACATCAATGACAAAGGCTATATAGCTCGTCCAACAGATCAACGTTTGAAATTTGGAATCTTATTTCAAGATTATATGCCTAACATTCCGAATATGAAATTGTATTTGAATTTGGTTTACAATACAGGTTTGCCTGGAGGTTCACCTTCTTATGCTGATTCCTATACTTATCAAAGTCGTTTGAGAGATTATCGCCGAGCTGATGTTGGATTTTCGTATGTGCTGACCGAAAGAAATAACGAAAGACCTGATGGACATTGGCTTAAAAAATTCCAAGATTTATCGGTTGGTTTTGAAATTTTCAATTTGTTCAATAATCAAAATGCTATTACTAATACTTGGGTTCGTGATGTCTATACCAAAAATCAATACGGAATTCCAAATTACATGACTACACGAGTTTTCAATATTAAACTGACGGCAAGATTGTAG
- the rny gene encoding ribonuclease Y, translating to MGTTLIIIALIAGIAGGFGVAKFLEKSNISNMVKNAKKEAASILKDANLEAENIKKDKLLQAKEKFLELKSEHEQEILNKDKRIAEVEKRTRDKESQVSSELAKAKKINDDYEAKTNEYNSKIELLDKKQQEIEKLHKSQVQQLEVISGLSAEDAREQLVESLKAEAKTKAMSHIQDTIEEAKLTAQQEAKKVIINTIQRVGTEEAVENCVSVFNIESDDVKGRIIGREGRNIRALEAATGVEIIVDDTPEAIILSCFDPVRREIARLSLHKLVTDGRIHPARIEEVVAKTTKQIDDEIIEVGKRTVIDLGIHGLHPELIKVVGRMKYRSSYGQNLLQHSREVSKLCGIMAAELGLNVKLAKRAGLLHDIGKVPDAESDLPHALLGMQWAEKFGEKEEVCNAIGAHHDEIEMKYLISPIIQVCDAISGARPGARRQVLDSYIQRLKDLENIAFGFNGVKNAYAIQAGRELRVIVESEKVSDENAASLSFEISQKIQTEMTYPGQVKITVIRETRAVNIAK from the coding sequence ATGGGAACTACATTAATTATAATTGCACTTATCGCAGGAATTGCAGGCGGTTTTGGAGTTGCAAAATTTCTTGAAAAAAGCAACATCTCCAATATGGTGAAAAATGCTAAAAAAGAAGCAGCATCCATCTTAAAAGACGCCAATCTTGAGGCCGAAAACATTAAAAAAGACAAGCTTCTTCAAGCTAAAGAAAAGTTTTTAGAATTAAAATCAGAACACGAACAAGAGATTTTAAACAAAGACAAGCGGATTGCAGAAGTAGAAAAAAGAACTCGTGATAAAGAGTCTCAGGTTTCTAGTGAATTAGCAAAAGCTAAAAAAATCAATGATGATTACGAAGCAAAAACTAACGAGTACAATTCTAAAATTGAATTGCTAGATAAGAAGCAACAAGAGATTGAAAAATTACACAAAAGTCAAGTACAACAACTTGAAGTTATATCTGGTCTTTCAGCTGAAGATGCTAGAGAACAATTGGTAGAAAGCTTAAAAGCAGAAGCCAAAACAAAAGCGATGTCACACATTCAAGACACCATTGAGGAAGCTAAATTAACCGCTCAACAAGAAGCTAAAAAAGTGATCATCAATACCATTCAACGTGTCGGAACGGAAGAAGCGGTTGAAAATTGCGTATCCGTTTTCAATATTGAATCAGATGATGTAAAAGGAAGAATCATTGGTCGTGAAGGAAGAAATATTCGTGCACTTGAAGCAGCAACGGGAGTTGAAATAATTGTTGACGACACACCAGAAGCTATTATCCTTTCCTGTTTTGATCCTGTAAGAAGAGAAATTGCTCGTCTTTCTTTACATAAATTAGTAACTGACGGAAGAATTCACCCAGCTCGAATTGAAGAAGTTGTGGCAAAAACCACTAAACAAATTGATGATGAAATCATTGAAGTGGGTAAACGTACTGTAATCGATTTAGGAATTCATGGTTTACATCCAGAATTGATTAAAGTAGTGGGAAGAATGAAATACCGTTCTTCTTATGGTCAAAACTTATTGCAACACTCTCGTGAAGTATCAAAACTTTGTGGAATCATGGCAGCCGAACTGGGATTGAATGTTAAATTAGCCAAACGTGCTGGTTTACTTCACGATATTGGTAAAGTGCCTGATGCTGAAAGTGATTTACCACACGCATTATTAGGAATGCAATGGGCTGAAAAATTTGGTGAAAAAGAAGAAGTTTGTAACGCCATTGGAGCACACCACGACGAGATTGAAATGAAATATTTAATCTCTCCTATTATTCAGGTTTGTGATGCTATTTCGGGTGCAAGACCTGGCGCAAGACGTCAAGTTCTTGATTCCTATATTCAAAGATTAAAAGATTTAGAAAATATTGCATTCGGATTTAACGGTGTTAAAAATGCTTACGCTATCCAAGCTGGACGTGAACTTCGGGTGATTGTGGAAAGTGAAAAAGTAAGTGATGAAAATGCAGCAAGCCTTTCATTTGAAATTTCACAAAAAATTCAAACCGAAATGACTTATCCAGGTCAAGTAAAAATCACGGTAATTAGAGAAACTAGAGCCGTAAATATTGCGAAGTAA
- a CDS encoding cell division protein ZapA, whose protein sequence is MEDKLKIKLLIADRVYPLTVDTSQEEGLRSASKKIDAMIKQFEENYAVRDKQDVLAMCALQFASQVEQKQTENAIDGPTLERLKKINNLLFDYLEKK, encoded by the coding sequence ATGGAGGATAAGCTTAAAATAAAATTATTAATCGCAGACAGAGTTTATCCGTTAACGGTGGATACGTCTCAAGAAGAAGGACTCCGAAGTGCTTCCAAAAAGATTGATGCTATGATTAAGCAATTCGAAGAAAACTATGCAGTTCGCGACAAACAAGATGTATTAGCCATGTGCGCTTTACAATTTGCCTCGCAGGTGGAACAAAAGCAAACAGAAAATGCTATTGATGGTCCAACTCTAGAAAGATTAAAAAAGATTAATAATTTATTATTCGATTATCTCGAAAAAAAATAA
- a CDS encoding M23 family metallopeptidase: MKNYCFIFLVSVLTFGQNQYPKDYFQSPLEIPLQLAGNFGELRPNHIHSGFDFKTQQKEGLPVHAAADGYVSRIKISEVGYGKAIYITHPNGYTSVYGHLKLGYGEVEKQIKKLQYKAKSYEIDVQLSPNELNVKQGEIIGFSGNTGGSDGPHLHFEIRDTQSEKIINPLYFGFDSVITDTRRPIINSLWVYPLDKNSIVNQTIKPIYLSLSLQEDGSYIAEKVMASGKIGFGITALDFDDVSWNANGVFKVQSFLNGKSSFMYKFDTFAFDETRNVNALIDYGKYKKQGQRVQRLFMQNPYALSIVKPGINNGTITVVPNFSQTYRIEIADFNENTAKIFIPIQYSNLPSNVKEELITSKYLVKTQKENIFSLENVTVTFPANTFVDDFYMDFEVKNGIAKIHEDVIPAFTNFSVTFEDSITPQKDREKMFIGLMDGKKINYYNTKRYKNSFTAYTKYLGSYKIVRDGMPPKIKSDKKVGGKWISNLKELQFTISDELSGIKSYDGYLNGKWILLEYEPKTKKLIHHFDDGIVDEGKNDLKIVITDNVGNSTIFETQFFRSQKP; this comes from the coding sequence ATGAAAAATTATTGTTTTATTTTTTTGGTTTCTGTTTTAACTTTTGGACAAAATCAGTACCCAAAAGACTATTTTCAATCTCCACTTGAGATTCCGTTACAATTGGCTGGGAATTTCGGAGAATTACGCCCTAATCATATTCATTCGGGTTTCGATTTTAAAACACAACAAAAAGAAGGTCTACCAGTTCATGCAGCTGCCGATGGTTATGTTTCTCGAATTAAAATTTCTGAAGTTGGATACGGAAAGGCTATATACATTACCCATCCGAATGGCTATACCTCTGTTTATGGGCATTTGAAATTGGGGTATGGTGAAGTTGAAAAGCAAATTAAAAAACTACAGTACAAAGCAAAATCTTATGAGATTGATGTTCAACTTTCACCAAATGAATTGAATGTTAAACAAGGTGAAATTATTGGTTTTTCAGGAAATACAGGAGGATCAGATGGACCTCATTTGCATTTTGAAATTCGGGATACCCAATCAGAAAAAATTATTAATCCATTATACTTTGGATTTGATTCGGTTATTACAGACACTAGAAGGCCAATAATTAATAGCTTGTGGGTATATCCTTTGGATAAAAATTCAATAGTGAATCAAACCATCAAACCTATTTATTTAAGTTTATCATTGCAAGAAGATGGAAGTTATATTGCAGAAAAAGTAATGGCTTCTGGTAAAATAGGTTTTGGAATTACCGCATTAGATTTTGACGATGTGTCTTGGAATGCTAATGGGGTTTTTAAAGTGCAAAGTTTTTTGAATGGTAAATCTTCTTTTATGTACAAGTTTGACACGTTCGCTTTTGATGAAACAAGAAACGTTAATGCTTTAATTGATTATGGAAAATATAAAAAGCAAGGACAAAGAGTACAACGTTTATTTATGCAAAATCCTTATGCATTAAGCATTGTAAAACCAGGAATTAATAACGGAACTATTACTGTTGTACCCAATTTTTCTCAAACATATCGAATAGAAATTGCAGACTTCAATGAAAATACAGCAAAAATATTTATCCCAATTCAGTATTCTAATTTGCCCTCAAATGTGAAAGAGGAGCTTATAACTTCTAAATATTTAGTCAAAACTCAAAAGGAAAATATTTTTTCTTTAGAAAATGTAACGGTGACTTTTCCGGCCAATACTTTTGTCGATGATTTTTATATGGATTTTGAAGTTAAAAATGGAATAGCCAAAATTCATGAAGATGTAATTCCGGCTTTTACTAACTTTTCAGTAACTTTTGAAGACAGTATAACGCCTCAAAAAGACAGAGAGAAAATGTTTATTGGTTTGATGGATGGCAAAAAAATTAACTATTATAATACTAAACGCTACAAAAATTCGTTTACTGCTTACACCAAATATTTGGGTAGTTATAAAATAGTAAGAGATGGTATGCCTCCCAAAATCAAATCGGATAAAAAAGTTGGGGGCAAATGGATTAGTAATCTGAAAGAATTGCAATTCACCATATCCGATGAGCTATCAGGCATTAAAAGCTATGACGGTTATTTGAATGGCAAATGGATTTTGCTAGAATACGAACCTAAAACCAAAAAGCTCATTCATCACTTTGATGATGGCATTGTTGATGAAGGGAAAAATGATTTAAAAATAGTCATTACTGATAATGTTGGAAATTCTACTATCTTTGAAACACAATTTTTTAGAAGTCAAAAACCTTAA
- a CDS encoding ABC transporter ATP-binding protein, which produces MDSNLKKLIPFALKYKNNVILNIVFNILYAFFSTLGMVSIIPTLKVLFKETEQVTVHPTYKSIGYIGKYGEDLLNYYITKLSTERGEEYALLLVVSIVIVVFFLKNIFNFLASYHIMHLRTGVLKDMREKLYEKIIHLPVSYYSETRRGDVMSRMLGDITEVQNSFFQVLELVVREPLTIIFSIAAMLAISYKLTLFVFIFIPISGLIISRIGKNLKAKSTKAQQETGYFISILDETLGGLKVVKSYNAENLLIAKFNASVKKLQQLANSIGNKSNLASPMSEFLGILTIAVLLYYGGYMVIVDKSLASTAFLGYIALAYTILTPAKNISKASYQVKTGLAAAERVFTLMEEENTITSKPNAIHKDTFETGISIENVNFKYHEENVLKDFSLQVPKGKTVALVGQSGSGKSTIANLLTRFYDVNEGKISIDNIDIKDMDIHSLRGLMGLVTQDSILFNDTIKANIILGKQDASDEEIIEALKIANAYEFVKELPEGIYTNIGDGGNKLSGGQKQRLSIARAVLKNPPIMILDEATSALDTESERLVQMALENMMQNRTSIVIAHRLSTIQNADIIAVMHKGKIVEQGNHEQLLAQNGTYSKLVSMQSFD; this is translated from the coding sequence ATGGATAGTAATCTCAAAAAATTAATTCCTTTTGCCTTAAAGTACAAGAACAATGTCATTTTAAACATTGTCTTCAATATACTTTATGCTTTCTTTTCCACCTTAGGAATGGTTTCTATCATTCCAACTTTAAAAGTACTTTTCAAAGAAACGGAACAAGTAACCGTTCATCCAACGTATAAAAGTATTGGCTACATTGGTAAATATGGAGAAGATTTATTGAATTATTATATCACGAAATTATCAACAGAAAGAGGCGAAGAATACGCACTATTGCTTGTAGTTTCGATAGTCATTGTGGTTTTTTTCTTGAAGAATATTTTCAATTTTTTGGCTTCTTATCACATCATGCATTTGCGGACTGGTGTTTTAAAAGATATGCGAGAAAAACTATATGAAAAAATTATTCACCTTCCCGTATCTTACTATTCTGAAACAAGAAGAGGCGATGTAATGTCGAGAATGCTTGGCGATATTACGGAGGTTCAAAATTCCTTTTTTCAAGTTTTAGAACTGGTAGTCCGCGAACCTTTGACCATTATTTTTTCAATTGCTGCCATGCTTGCCATTAGTTACAAACTAACACTATTCGTATTTATTTTTATTCCAATCTCTGGTTTAATTATTTCTAGAATTGGTAAAAATTTGAAAGCAAAATCTACTAAAGCGCAACAAGAAACAGGCTACTTTATTTCGATTTTAGATGAAACTTTAGGTGGTTTGAAAGTAGTGAAAAGCTATAATGCCGAAAATCTTTTAATTGCAAAATTCAACGCATCTGTAAAAAAATTACAACAGTTAGCTAATAGTATTGGAAACAAAAGCAACTTGGCATCCCCAATGAGTGAATTCCTAGGAATACTAACTATTGCTGTTCTTTTATATTATGGAGGCTATATGGTTATAGTTGACAAATCATTGGCTAGCACTGCTTTTCTAGGCTATATCGCTTTAGCTTACACAATATTAACTCCGGCTAAAAACATTTCAAAAGCTTCCTATCAAGTAAAAACGGGATTGGCAGCTGCGGAACGTGTCTTTACTTTGATGGAAGAAGAAAATACGATTACCTCTAAACCAAATGCTATTCATAAAGACACTTTTGAAACTGGAATTTCAATAGAAAATGTCAACTTTAAATATCATGAGGAAAATGTTTTAAAAGACTTTTCTCTTCAGGTTCCTAAAGGAAAAACAGTGGCATTGGTTGGACAATCTGGTAGTGGAAAAAGTACCATAGCTAATTTATTGACGCGTTTTTATGATGTTAATGAGGGTAAAATCAGCATTGATAACATTGACATAAAAGATATGGATATTCATTCCTTACGTGGTTTGATGGGATTGGTAACTCAGGATTCTATTTTGTTTAATGATACTATTAAAGCTAATATCATTCTAGGTAAACAAGATGCTTCTGATGAAGAAATTATTGAAGCTTTAAAAATTGCTAATGCTTATGAATTTGTAAAAGAATTACCTGAAGGCATTTATACCAACATTGGAGACGGTGGAAACAAACTTTCAGGTGGACAAAAACAACGTTTATCTATCGCTCGTGCTGTTTTGAAAAACCCTCCTATTATGATTTTAGACGAAGCTACTTCGGCACTAGATACAGAAAGCGAAAGATTAGTTCAAATGGCTTTAGAAAATATGATGCAGAACAGGACTTCTATCGTAATTGCCCACCGACTTTCAACGATACAAAATGCTGATATAATTGCGGTAATGCACAAAGGTAAAATTGTAGAGCAAGGAAATCACGAACAACTATTGGCTCAAAACGGAACCTATTCTAAATTGGTTTCCATGCAGTCTTTTGATTAG